One genomic region from Spirosoma sp. KCTC 42546 encodes:
- a CDS encoding PA0069 family radical SAM protein, whose amino-acid sequence MGDYKKGRGAQFNTANSFAAHRYELEEGADFGDDDFPDPALKTQFFEEKPKQIISRPNSPDIGFSASINPYQGCEHGCIYCYARPTHEYWGFSAGLDFESKIMVKKNAPDLLEKQFQSRSYKPVVIHFSGNTDCYQPAERAYQLTRRMLALCLHYRNPVSIITKNALILRDLDILKSMAALNLVNVAISITTLTEKLRLLMEPRTVTAAQRFKTMRILHQAGVPVGVMTAPIIPSLNDHEIPKLIEQAADAGACWSAYTIVRLNGALGPLFTDWLNQAFPDRAERVLNQIADCHGGQLNDSRFKTRMSGQGNYAQHIAQLHRIGCQKFLSDRQPPQLTTALFRPAGQLGLFE is encoded by the coding sequence ATGGGCGACTACAAAAAAGGCAGGGGAGCGCAGTTCAATACCGCTAATTCATTTGCGGCTCATCGCTATGAACTGGAAGAAGGGGCTGATTTTGGCGATGATGATTTCCCCGATCCGGCGTTAAAAACGCAATTTTTCGAAGAAAAACCTAAGCAGATTATTAGTCGCCCGAATAGCCCTGATATAGGCTTTTCGGCGTCGATCAACCCCTACCAAGGCTGCGAGCACGGTTGTATCTACTGCTATGCTCGCCCAACCCATGAATACTGGGGCTTTTCTGCCGGGTTAGATTTTGAGAGCAAAATCATGGTCAAGAAAAACGCACCTGATTTGCTTGAAAAACAATTTCAGTCGCGTTCGTACAAACCCGTAGTCATTCATTTTTCAGGCAACACCGACTGCTACCAGCCAGCCGAGCGTGCGTACCAGCTTACTCGACGCATGCTGGCGCTCTGCCTACACTACCGAAACCCCGTTTCGATCATTACAAAAAACGCCCTGATTCTCCGCGATTTAGATATTCTGAAATCCATGGCTGCTCTTAACTTGGTGAATGTAGCCATTTCCATTACCACCTTAACCGAAAAGCTGCGGCTGTTGATGGAACCACGAACAGTTACGGCAGCTCAACGATTTAAAACGATGCGCATATTACATCAGGCTGGAGTTCCGGTAGGGGTTATGACAGCACCGATTATTCCCAGTTTGAATGATCATGAAATTCCCAAACTAATTGAACAGGCAGCTGATGCAGGCGCTTGCTGGTCTGCCTACACGATTGTCAGACTCAATGGAGCACTTGGGCCTCTGTTTACCGATTGGCTCAACCAAGCATTTCCCGACCGTGCCGAGCGCGTTCTGAATCAGATTGCCGATTGTCATGGGGGACAACTAAACGATTCCCGCTTCAAAACGCGCATGTCGGGGCAGGGAAACTATGCCCAGCATATCGCCCAACTACACCGGATCGGTTGTCAGAAATTCCTTAGTGATCGCCAGCCTCCACAGCTTACAACGGCTTTGTTCCGTCCGGCGGGGCAATTGGGGTTGTTTGAGTAG